CACCTCGGTCTGGCTGAAAGGCCGAGTCGTCTGCATCGCGGGCAAGCCCGGCTCCCACAGAGGCTCGGTTCCAACCGATAGCCGGGTTGCATCTCAAAGTGCCACTTGCCATTTCAGTTGATGATAAGCATTATCATTAACTGCAAACCGGTCTGGTATCTCTGTGAGCCAATCTCGCTTCAACCACGTCTTTCTCACCCAACGGGTGATTCTGCTTCGCACCCTGCAGCGCATGGTGAATAACCACAGCACCGCTGAGGACCTGTTGCAGGAAACCTACCTGCGCGTCACCCGGGCCCTGAGCGAGCGGCCGATCGATCACCTTGAACCCTTTGTCTATCAAACCGCGCGTAACCTGGCGCTGGATCATCTGCGCGCGCGCAGGATCCAAGCCCGTACGTTGCAGGAAGATGTACCGCTGGACGTCCTGCAAGGTGTCGCCGCTCCCATCAGTACGCCCGAAGATGCCACCCAGGCCGAGCAACTGCTGGAGCACCTGAGCGTCAGCCTCGGCCAGTTGAGCCCGCGTCAGCAGCAGATCTTCATCCTCAGTCGCCTGCACGGCTGCAGCTACCAGGAGATTGCCGATCAGTTGGCGGTGTCCTTGAGCACCGTGCAAAAGGAACTGAAATTGATCATGGCCATCTGTGTAGGTGTGGCCGAGCGACTGGATCAGCCTTAAGCTGCCCCCCGACAGAAGTGTCGACCCAAGCTGTAGGAAAGATGAATAGAACGTGGCGAAGACCCGAGGCACACCGTGACGGACCCGAATAAACTGCCCCCCCATGCGTTGGCTCATGAGGTGTTGCAAGACACGGCTATGGACCAGGCCCTCGATTGGCTGATCGCCTTGCAGTGCGCGCAGCCCGGCCAACAGGCCGAATTCGAAGCCTGGCTGACCAGCGATCCGGCCCATGCCCAGGCGTTCGCCAAGGCACAGGCCGCCTGGGGTGGCGCACCGGTGCACAGTGCCGCCATTGCCCTGGCGGCGCCGCGCAAGCCCAGCACCTGGCGCCGGATCAAGCCGCATTGGAAACCGCTGGCCACGGCCGCCGTGCTGCTGATCGGTCTGTTCAACTTCAGCAACCTGCCGGTGCGCCTGCAAGCCGACCACCTCACCGTGGTGGGCGAACGCCAGCGCCTGCAACTGGACGATGGCTCCAAGGTGTTGCTCAACACCAATTCGGCGTTCTCCAGCACCGTGCAGAACCACCAGCGCATCGCCCGCCTCTACCAGGGCGAAGCGTTTTTCGAAATAGCCCCGGGCCATGGCCTGCCTCTGGAAATCGACGCCGGCCCGGTGCGCGCCAGTGTGCGCGATACCGCCTTCGCCGTGCGCTACCTCGATGGCGAAGCCCAAGTGCAAGTGCAGCGCGGCGACGTCGACCTGAGCACTACCGTCAACGATGCCGTCGTGCGCCTGAGCGCGGGTGAAAGTATCCGCATCGGGCCCAAGGGCTTTGGCCAGCCCTCCAAGCTGGATGCCGACAAAGACCTGGCCTGGGTACAAGGCCGGCTGGTCTTCGAAAACTGCCCGATGGGCGAAGTGCTCGCCGAGTTGCGGCGCTACTACCCCGGCTGGATCGTCAGCACCAACGACAGGCTCGCCAGCGTGGCTGTGACCGGCAATTATCGGCTCGACCAACCGCTGGACGTGGTGCGCTCGCTGGCGCACATCACCTCGGCCAAGCTGTCGGAATATCCGGCGCTGGTCATCTTGAACTAAATGAGAATTATTTTTACTCGATAGCACCCGACGGTACGTCTCGTCTTAGTCAATGCAACTGATTCCTATTTGGTCGGTTCGCAACTATAAGATTCGTACTCCGGAGCGCTCTCGATGTCCTCTTGTTTCATCCGCCGGTCTTCTTCGCCTGCCCTGTCCTTGCTGACCGCCGCCCTCCTGCTGGCCGGCGTGCCGGTGATGACCGCCAGCGCCGCCGAACCTGCGCCACGCAGCCACGGCAATTACACCTTCAGCATCGAACAGCAGCCGCTGGTTTCGGCACTCAATGCCTTTACCACGGTAACCGGCTGGCAAGTCGGCCTGCCGGCAGAGCTGGGCCAGGGTGTGTCGTCGCCCGGCGTACGCGGCGCGCTGCCGCCGGACAAAGCCCTGGACCGGCTGTTGGTGGGGACCAGCCTGAGCTACCGCAAACTGGGCAGCAACACCATCGTCCTGGAAAAACGCACAGCGGGCAGCACCCTCAACCTGCAGCAGGTGACCATCAGCGCCACCCGCAATGCACAGGATGTGGACAGCGTTCCGAGCACCGTCAGCGTGCAGGAACGCGAAGCGCTCGACCGCCAGAACGTGAATACCATTCGTGAACTGGTGCGCTATGAACCCAACGTCTCGGTAGGCGGCGCCGGGGGTCGCTCGAGCAATTCGGGCTACAACATTCGCGGCATCGACGGCGACCGCATCCTCACCCAGGTGGATGGCGTGGAAGTGCCGGACAACTTCTTCAACGGCCCCTATGCCAAGACCCGTCGCAACTACGTCGACCCGGAAATCGTCAAGCGCGTGGAGATCCTGCGCGGCCCGGCCTCGGCGCTGTACGGCAGCAGCGCCATCGGCGGCGCCGTCAGCTATTTCACCCTCGACCCGGATGACATCATCAAGCCCGGCCAGGACGTCGGCGCCCGTCTCAAAACCGGCTACAGCTCCGCCGACGAGAGCTGGCTGACCTCCGGCACCGTCGCCGGTCGCGTGCAGGACTTCGACGGTTTGCTGCACCTGAGCCAGCGCAATGGCCACGAAATGGAGTCCTACGACGGCAACAACGCCACCGGCCTGGCGCGCACCGGCGCCAACCCGGAAGAGGCACGCACCACCAACGTGCTGGCCAAGCTGGGCTGGAAATACGGCGACGACAATCGCCTTGGCCTGACCTACGAGAAGTACAAGGATGATCGCGACGTCAACCTGAAAAGTGCCGTGGGCGGGCCGTTCAACGCGGGCCCCTTCGTCTCCAACTGGTACCGCGCCCGCACCGGCAATGACACCCTTACCCGTGAGCGCTTCGGCCTGGAAAACAGCTTCGCCCTCGAGTCGCCGATTGCCGACCGCATCAAGACCAGCCTCAATTATCAGATCGCCAAGACCGACCAGACGACGGCTGAAATCTATCAGCCAAGTCGCCGCGTGTTGCGCACCCGCGAGACCTTGTATCAAGAAAGGCAGTGGGTCTTCGACGCGCAATTGGACAAGGCCTTCAGCCTCGGCGACACCGATCACCAGGTGACCTACGGCACCACCCTCAAGCAGCAGAAAGTCACTGGCTCTCGTGAAG
Above is a genomic segment from Pseudomonas azadiae containing:
- a CDS encoding RNA polymerase sigma factor, producing the protein MSQSRFNHVFLTQRVILLRTLQRMVNNHSTAEDLLQETYLRVTRALSERPIDHLEPFVYQTARNLALDHLRARRIQARTLQEDVPLDVLQGVAAPISTPEDATQAEQLLEHLSVSLGQLSPRQQQIFILSRLHGCSYQEIADQLAVSLSTVQKELKLIMAICVGVAERLDQP
- a CDS encoding FecR family protein; protein product: MTDPNKLPPHALAHEVLQDTAMDQALDWLIALQCAQPGQQAEFEAWLTSDPAHAQAFAKAQAAWGGAPVHSAAIALAAPRKPSTWRRIKPHWKPLATAAVLLIGLFNFSNLPVRLQADHLTVVGERQRLQLDDGSKVLLNTNSAFSSTVQNHQRIARLYQGEAFFEIAPGHGLPLEIDAGPVRASVRDTAFAVRYLDGEAQVQVQRGDVDLSTTVNDAVVRLSAGESIRIGPKGFGQPSKLDADKDLAWVQGRLVFENCPMGEVLAELRRYYPGWIVSTNDRLASVAVTGNYRLDQPLDVVRSLAHITSAKLSEYPALVILN
- a CDS encoding TonB-dependent receptor, producing the protein MSSCFIRRSSSPALSLLTAALLLAGVPVMTASAAEPAPRSHGNYTFSIEQQPLVSALNAFTTVTGWQVGLPAELGQGVSSPGVRGALPPDKALDRLLVGTSLSYRKLGSNTIVLEKRTAGSTLNLQQVTISATRNAQDVDSVPSTVSVQEREALDRQNVNTIRELVRYEPNVSVGGAGGRSSNSGYNIRGIDGDRILTQVDGVEVPDNFFNGPYAKTRRNYVDPEIVKRVEILRGPASALYGSSAIGGAVSYFTLDPDDIIKPGQDVGARLKTGYSSADESWLTSGTVAGRVQDFDGLLHLSQRNGHEMESYDGNNATGLARTGANPEEARTTNVLAKLGWKYGDDNRLGLTYEKYKDDRDVNLKSAVGGPFNAGPFVSNWYRARTGNDTLTRERFGLENSFALESPIADRIKTSLNYQIAKTDQTTAEIYQPSRRVLRTRETLYQERQWVFDAQLDKAFSLGDTDHQVTYGTTLKQQKVTGSREGAATCLAVGSGCTAIGAPSPSAGDSVRKASDFPDPTINTYSLFAQDQIAWGKWTFLPAVRYDYTQLKPKLTEEFLNTVDPTRIYAHSDKEKTWHRVTPKFGLTYALTDHYTWFGQYAEGFRTPSAKALYGRFENLQQGYTVEPNPDLKPESSKGVETGIRGNFDSGSFDIAVFYNKYRNFIDEDASVAGDTSQQFEANNIRHATIKGIEAKGRLNLDAFGAPQGLYSQGSIGYTYGRNDDNGEALNSVNPLKGVFGLGYDQDNYGGLLSWTLVKKQNRVDSTTFHAPDGSATGPFKTPGFGVLHLTAFYKVTNDVTVNGGLYNLTDKKYWNWDDVRSYDGVGEAGVTSPANLDRLTQPGRNFAINVIWDI